In Methanofollis sp. UBA420, one DNA window encodes the following:
- a CDS encoding anthranilate synthase component I family protein → MDSAVIGETEIFKPGYQEFLAAAEGRSRPLIIPLCQELPLPPVTPPGVYVGLCDGAGFLLESMEGSDRGARYSVIGVGPALRISLGETVEITGTRPFVRVAASPDGADPVEMVRSILGRFAVADVGAPRYFGGFVGYFAYDLVHRLHPKVGPGRRDGPDAPLARLLLAQDCIVFDHLAGRMYVFSSPLLTEDTDPHRAYEESRARIRALVTQIRALEPEERKPRPEAAGVDLPCRSTVSKEAFEAAVLRMKEHIAAGDIFQGVLSRRIDCDYPGDPFAIYGALRAINPGPYMYFLDFGDQQVTGASPEMLVRVEKGAVTTVPIAGTRPRGATPDEDDRLGEDLLADTKERAEHTMLVDLARNDLGRVCTYGSVRLPAFMGVEKFSHVQHIVSTVEGTLDDRYDSFDAFTSCFPAGTVSGAPKIRAMQIIDDLEPCPRGIYAGAVGHVGFDGDMDLAIAIRTVVVEDGTASVQVGAGIVADSIPENEWEETRNKAAAMLRAIAQGRSDL, encoded by the coding sequence ATGGATAGTGCCGTAATCGGTGAAACAGAGATATTCAAGCCGGGTTATCAGGAGTTTCTTGCCGCTGCAGAGGGGCGGTCCCGGCCCCTTATCATTCCCCTCTGCCAGGAACTTCCCCTTCCCCCTGTGACGCCTCCGGGAGTCTATGTCGGGCTCTGCGACGGCGCCGGTTTCCTCCTCGAGTCGATGGAGGGAAGTGACCGGGGTGCACGCTACTCGGTGATCGGGGTCGGCCCGGCCCTCAGGATCTCCCTGGGGGAGACGGTCGAGATCACCGGCACGCGGCCCTTTGTCCGGGTCGCTGCCTCTCCTGATGGGGCCGACCCGGTCGAGATGGTCAGGTCTATCCTCGGGCGGTTTGCCGTCGCCGATGTCGGCGCCCCGAGATATTTCGGGGGTTTTGTCGGCTACTTCGCGTACGACCTCGTCCACCGTCTCCATCCGAAGGTCGGGCCCGGTCGTCGGGACGGTCCCGACGCCCCCCTGGCCAGGCTTCTCCTTGCACAGGACTGTATCGTCTTCGACCATCTCGCCGGCAGGATGTACGTCTTCTCAAGCCCCCTGCTGACCGAAGACACAGACCCTCACAGGGCGTACGAGGAGAGCAGGGCAAGGATCAGGGCGCTGGTTACACAGATCCGGGCCCTCGAACCGGAGGAACGGAAACCCCGACCAGAAGCCGCAGGGGTTGACCTCCCCTGCCGCTCGACCGTCTCGAAGGAGGCCTTCGAGGCCGCCGTCCTGAGGATGAAAGAGCACATCGCGGCAGGTGACATCTTCCAGGGCGTCCTGTCCCGGCGGATCGACTGCGACTACCCGGGCGACCCCTTTGCGATCTATGGGGCGCTCAGGGCGATCAACCCGGGCCCGTACATGTACTTCCTGGACTTCGGGGACCAGCAGGTCACCGGAGCAAGTCCCGAGATGCTCGTCCGCGTGGAGAAGGGGGCGGTCACGACCGTCCCGATCGCCGGGACGCGGCCGAGGGGTGCGACCCCTGACGAGGACGACCGCCTCGGAGAGGATCTCCTTGCCGACACGAAGGAACGCGCCGAGCACACGATGCTCGTCGACCTCGCCAGAAACGACCTCGGCAGGGTCTGCACCTATGGCTCGGTCCGCCTGCCCGCGTTCATGGGCGTCGAGAAGTTCTCCCATGTCCAGCATATCGTCTCCACGGTGGAGGGGACTCTCGACGACCGGTACGACTCTTTCGATGCCTTCACATCATGCTTCCCGGCAGGCACGGTCTCGGGCGCCCCGAAGATCAGGGCGATGCAGATCATCGACGACCTGGAGCCCTGCCCCCGCGGCATCTATGCCGGTGCGGTCGGGCATGTCGGTTTCGACGGCGATATGGACCTTGCCATCGCGATCAGGACCGTCGTCGTCGAGGACGGGACGGCGTCGGTCCAGGTCGGCGCCGGCATCGTCGCCGATTCCATCCCCGAAAACGAGTGGGAAGAGACCAGGAACAAGGCTGCGGCCATGCTCCGGGCGATCGCACAGGGGAGGAGTGACCTATGA
- a CDS encoding indole-3-glycerol-phosphate synthase, producing MILDEILARTRERVAGLEATGHIPDRRASGRFSLTKAIRTSERRNAVIAEVKYASPSRGTLLCGVPPEALARALVAGGCAGLSVLTEPFFFGGSTGNLGRVREVAPVPVLRKDFIVDELQLRETAALGADAVLLIAGVLGRDLGRFVDLSLSLGLEPLVEVRTREEAGLACAAGASLIGINNRNLSTMAIDLHTTQRLAPLVTGEGRLVVSESGVVWPCDVRALRPYCDAFLVGSALMSSANPGKRLERLVCA from the coding sequence ATGATCCTGGACGAGATCCTCGCCCGCACCCGCGAACGGGTGGCCGGGCTTGAAGCGACCGGGCACATCCCCGACCGCCGGGCCTCAGGGCGGTTCAGCCTGACGAAGGCGATCCGCACCTCGGAACGGAGGAACGCTGTCATCGCGGAGGTGAAGTACGCCTCGCCCTCGCGCGGCACCCTCCTCTGCGGCGTCCCCCCCGAGGCACTGGCCCGCGCATTGGTCGCCGGCGGGTGCGCCGGGCTCTCTGTGCTGACCGAGCCCTTCTTCTTCGGGGGGAGCACCGGCAACCTCGGGCGGGTGCGGGAGGTCGCACCTGTCCCTGTCTTGAGGAAGGACTTCATCGTCGACGAACTCCAGCTCAGGGAGACGGCGGCGCTCGGTGCCGACGCCGTCCTCCTCATCGCCGGTGTGCTCGGCCGCGACCTCGGACGGTTCGTGGACCTCTCCCTCTCCCTCGGTCTCGAACCCCTGGTGGAGGTGAGGACCAGGGAGGAGGCCGGACTCGCCTGCGCCGCCGGTGCGTCCCTGATAGGGATCAACAACCGGAACCTCTCCACGATGGCCATCGACCTGCACACCACACAGAGACTCGCTCCCCTCGTCACCGGCGAGGGGCGTCTTGTCGTCTCCGAGAGTGGCGTCGTCTGGCCCTGCGACGTCCGGGCCCTGCGGCCGTACTGCGATGCGTTTCTCGTCGGTTCGGCCCTCATGTCCTCGGCGAATCCGGGAAAGAGACTGGAGAGGCTGGTATGCGCGTGA
- a CDS encoding phosphoribosylanthranilate isomerase, which yields MRVKICGITRAADALAAEKAGADAIGVVLFSDSPRSVAPEKAAEIFAALGPSTARICVSRTDDPAELAEILALGPTAVQLYCDLPVPRGVRVIRASADGRLPAGRYDAVLLDRSEGTGRRYDQDEARSLVLRSPVPVLLSGGLTPDNVGEAARAVRPYGVDVSSGVEDSPGIKNTRKMTEFIMACRSISP from the coding sequence ATGCGCGTGAAGATCTGCGGGATCACGCGGGCCGCCGACGCCCTTGCCGCCGAAAAGGCCGGTGCCGACGCGATCGGCGTCGTCCTCTTCTCCGACTCGCCGCGGTCGGTCGCCCCTGAAAAGGCGGCCGAGATCTTCGCCGCCCTCGGCCCCTCCACGGCCAGGATCTGCGTCTCGCGGACAGACGACCCGGCAGAACTCGCCGAGATCCTCGCCCTCGGCCCGACTGCGGTGCAACTCTACTGCGACCTGCCGGTGCCGCGGGGCGTGCGGGTGATCAGGGCGTCCGCCGACGGGAGACTCCCTGCCGGCAGGTACGACGCCGTCCTCCTCGACCGGAGCGAGGGTACAGGAAGGCGGTACGATCAGGATGAGGCCCGGTCGCTTGTCCTGCGGTCGCCTGTCCCTGTCCTCCTCTCCGGCGGCCTGACACCGGACAACGTCGGCGAGGCGGCGAGGGCCGTGCGGCCGTACGGGGTGGACGTCTCGTCGGGCGTCGAAGACAGCCCGGGCATTAAGAACACACGAAAGATGACGGAATTTATCATGGCATGCAGGAGCATATCCCCATGA
- a CDS encoding aminodeoxychorismate/anthranilate synthase component II yields the protein MRVLIIDCYDSFTYNLYQQVGKFGGDPIVVRNDTPASVLREIDCDRIILSPGPGTPEESGLCLDALRTICREVPTLGICLGHQAICTVFGGRVARAGRLMHGKTSRIVHDGTGIFDGVPDPFDATRYHSLVADRNSLPCDLEVTATSLDDGYVMGVRHRDYPVDGIQFHPESVLSREGDRIIRNFLAGKGVRA from the coding sequence ATGAGAGTGCTCATCATCGACTGCTATGACAGTTTCACCTACAACCTCTACCAGCAGGTCGGAAAGTTCGGCGGCGATCCGATCGTCGTCAGGAACGACACCCCTGCGTCGGTGCTCCGGGAGATCGACTGCGACCGGATCATCCTCTCCCCGGGTCCCGGGACGCCCGAAGAGTCGGGCCTCTGTCTGGATGCCCTCAGGACAATCTGCCGCGAGGTCCCGACTCTCGGGATCTGTCTCGGCCACCAGGCGATCTGCACCGTCTTCGGTGGGCGGGTAGCGAGGGCCGGGCGTCTGATGCACGGCAAGACCTCCCGGATCGTCCACGACGGCACCGGGATCTTCGACGGCGTTCCCGATCCCTTCGACGCCACCCGGTACCACTCGCTGGTGGCCGACCGAAACAGCCTCCCCTGTGACCTCGAGGTCACGGCGACGAGTCTGGACGACGGCTATGTGATGGGTGTCAGGCACCGGGACTATCCCGTAGACGGCATCCAGTTCCACCCGGAGAGCGTCCTCTCTCGCGAGGGGGACCGGATCATCAGGAATTTCCTTGCCGGAAAGGGGGTGCGGGCATGA
- a CDS encoding LysE family transporter: MMMEMDGIAGALILGLVIGLSGALAPGPTLVATIRGALAEGWAAGPKVAAGHAALETAVFLAVVAGLGVAAGSVGPAVALLGGAALVVFGAMTVRESRTAVLEASPAGTAAGNPYVAGAVTSAANPYFWIWWLTIGAGLLLDGLAGGLAVAGAFMIGHWAADFGWFGLVAAATAGGRRVMSVGQYRLVLGACGLFLILFGASYLWRAFA, from the coding sequence ATGATGATGGAGATGGACGGCATTGCAGGGGCCCTGATCCTCGGCCTCGTCATCGGTCTTTCAGGCGCCCTTGCGCCGGGACCGACCCTGGTGGCGACGATCAGGGGGGCGCTCGCGGAGGGGTGGGCGGCAGGGCCGAAGGTCGCGGCCGGGCACGCCGCCCTGGAGACGGCGGTCTTCCTCGCCGTCGTCGCAGGCCTCGGTGTTGCAGCCGGGTCTGTCGGCCCCGCGGTCGCCCTTCTCGGCGGGGCGGCCCTCGTCGTCTTCGGCGCGATGACCGTCAGGGAGAGCAGGACCGCGGTGCTGGAGGCCTCACCGGCCGGAACGGCGGCCGGGAACCCATATGTCGCCGGGGCCGTAACGAGCGCCGCAAACCCCTATTTCTGGATCTGGTGGCTCACCATCGGGGCCGGCCTCCTCCTTGACGGCCTGGCCGGGGGTCTGGCCGTCGCCGGCGCCTTCATGATCGGCCACTGGGCCGCGGACTTCGGGTGGTTCGGCCTCGTCGCCGCGGCCACTGCGGGAGGGAGGAGGGTCATGAGCGTCGGGCAATACCGCCTCGTCCTCGGCGCATGCGGCCTCTTCCTCATCCTCTTCGGGGCGTCGTACCTCTGGCGGGCCTTTGCTTGA
- a CDS encoding spore germination protein GerW family protein: MTGDEMIKVTAEELRNFVSAKAIIGDPLDLGDKVVFAIAGFGFGFGAAAARGNGPGGEGGGGEGGGAGAGVEPVALLVVHKDVKGPEGVQIYSLKKKGPIAEIIESVGEVVPSMVERVTAKVGKPEKGEEKEKKAEQGTE; encoded by the coding sequence ATGACAGGCGACGAAATGATCAAGGTAACGGCGGAAGAACTCCGCAACTTCGTATCGGCAAAGGCTATCATCGGCGATCCGCTCGACCTCGGCGACAAGGTTGTCTTTGCGATCGCCGGCTTCGGCTTCGGCTTCGGTGCCGCTGCAGCGAGAGGCAATGGTCCGGGCGGCGAAGGCGGCGGAGGCGAAGGCGGCGGGGCAGGTGCCGGTGTCGAGCCGGTCGCACTCCTTGTCGTCCACAAGGACGTGAAGGGCCCTGAAGGAGTGCAGATCTATTCTCTCAAGAAGAAGGGGCCGATCGCCGAGATCATCGAGAGTGTCGGGGAAGTCGTCCCCTCGATGGTCGAGCGTGTCACCGCCAAGGTCGGCAAACCGGAAAAGGGTGAGGAGAAGGAGAAGAAAGCCGAACAGGGAACCGAGTAG
- a CDS encoding ribonuclease III domain-containing protein, translated as MHRTLIWHEVGIERNLRALRDGIAARRARLPPENAREFRMMGHWLSSIERILGKIAAIRESVRAGIEADLGYQIASEEMLLLAFFQPSTRNLVSEILVHFGDDGCILSGKELAEMARLPEAAEALAWIGDAALKIGVLPEIWSPRVVDAGTLSERRKAYESNANMARLCDRWGLYEHRIHLDPPVPKGDVGHVKGTLVEAVLGIVFLQCGLKGVARAARLLRP; from the coding sequence ATGCACCGCACACTCATCTGGCACGAGGTAGGGATAGAAAGGAATCTCAGGGCCCTGCGTGACGGTATCGCCGCCAGGCGTGCCCGTCTCCCCCCCGAAAACGCCCGCGAGTTCAGGATGATGGGGCACTGGCTCTCCTCGATTGAGCGAATACTGGGGAAGATCGCTGCGATCCGGGAGAGCGTCAGGGCCGGTATCGAGGCCGACCTCGGGTATCAGATCGCCAGCGAGGAGATGCTCCTCCTCGCTTTTTTCCAGCCAAGCACGCGCAATCTCGTCTCTGAGATCCTCGTACACTTCGGCGACGATGGCTGCATCCTCTCCGGAAAGGAACTCGCGGAGATGGCCCGCCTCCCCGAGGCCGCGGAGGCGCTCGCCTGGATCGGCGACGCCGCCCTGAAGATCGGGGTGCTCCCCGAGATATGGAGCCCCAGGGTCGTGGATGCAGGGACTCTCTCAGAGAGGCGGAAGGCGTACGAGAGCAACGCGAACATGGCCCGCCTCTGCGATCGGTGGGGGCTGTACGAGCACCGCATCCACCTCGACCCGCCTGTGCCGAAGGGGGATGTCGGGCATGTGAAGGGAACCCTTGTCGAGGCGGTCCTCGGCATCGTCTTCCTCCAGTGCGGACTGAAGGGGGTTGCCCGGGCCGCCCGCCTGCTCAGGCCCTGA
- a CDS encoding cupin domain-containing protein has translation METPVEKNPHGVDARKVYDTEHATMVHITLQPGESLKKHITPVDVAFYVLEGTGVVEIGDERQECRPDTLIESPARVPHRWINEGDRPFRVLVVKVPRPTETTRLL, from the coding sequence ATGGAGACCCCGGTCGAGAAGAACCCGCACGGCGTGGACGCACGGAAAGTCTACGACACCGAACACGCCACCATGGTCCACATCACCCTGCAGCCGGGGGAGAGCCTGAAAAAGCACATCACGCCCGTGGACGTCGCGTTCTATGTCCTCGAAGGGACAGGGGTCGTCGAGATCGGGGACGAGAGGCAGGAGTGCAGACCTGACACCCTGATCGAGAGTCCTGCACGGGTACCTCACCGCTGGATCAACGAGGGCGACCGGCCCTTCAGGGTGCTCGTCGTCAAGGTGCCGCGGCCGACCGAGACGACCCGTCTGTTGTGA
- the trpD gene encoding anthranilate phosphoribosyltransferase, whose amino-acid sequence MIREAIVRVAGGRDLSGGEAGEVMREILCGVATPAQVGGFLAAMRMKGESVDEISAFAQAMREASLRIMPRVDGVLVDTCGTGGDGSGTFNISTAAAFVVAGAGVPVVKHGNRGATSRCGSADVLAALGVGLDLGPERAREVVEEVGIVFLYAPAYHPALGRVAGPRSELGIRTVFNLLGPLANPAGAEAQLVGVYSPALVETVAAVLKSLGVGRAMAVHGSGIDEISTVGPTRVAELREGAVLTYDLACEDFGIPPASLSDLAGGDAAENAAILGGVLDGEHGPARDIVLLNAAAAIYLGGRAGCLGDGLRRAKDSIDSGEARQKLDALVGATGGA is encoded by the coding sequence ATGATCAGGGAGGCGATCGTCCGGGTGGCCGGGGGCCGCGACCTCTCCGGCGGAGAGGCGGGAGAGGTCATGCGCGAGATCCTCTGCGGCGTCGCCACCCCGGCACAGGTCGGTGGTTTTCTTGCCGCAATGAGGATGAAAGGCGAGTCTGTAGATGAAATCTCCGCGTTTGCACAGGCGATGCGCGAGGCCTCCCTCAGGATCATGCCGCGGGTCGATGGCGTTCTCGTCGATACGTGCGGCACGGGCGGGGACGGCAGCGGCACCTTCAATATCAGCACCGCGGCGGCCTTCGTCGTCGCCGGCGCCGGCGTGCCTGTCGTGAAGCACGGCAACCGGGGCGCAACAAGCAGGTGCGGATCGGCCGACGTCCTCGCCGCCCTCGGTGTGGGCCTCGACCTCGGACCTGAACGCGCCCGTGAGGTCGTCGAGGAGGTCGGGATTGTCTTCCTCTATGCACCGGCGTACCACCCGGCCCTCGGCCGGGTGGCCGGGCCGAGATCAGAACTCGGTATCAGGACGGTCTTCAACCTCCTCGGCCCTCTTGCAAATCCGGCCGGTGCGGAGGCGCAACTCGTCGGCGTCTACAGCCCGGCGCTCGTGGAGACGGTCGCCGCGGTATTGAAGAGCCTCGGCGTCGGGCGGGCAATGGCGGTCCACGGGAGCGGCATCGACGAGATCAGCACCGTGGGGCCGACCCGTGTCGCCGAACTCCGCGAGGGGGCGGTCCTGACCTATGACCTCGCCTGCGAGGACTTCGGGATCCCGCCGGCCTCTCTCTCCGACCTTGCCGGCGGGGACGCGGCCGAGAACGCGGCGATCCTCGGGGGCGTGCTCGACGGCGAGCACGGCCCTGCCCGCGACATCGTCCTCCTCAACGCTGCCGCCGCGATCTATCTCGGGGGAAGGGCCGGATGCCTCGGGGACGGCCTTCGCCGTGCGAAAGATTCGATCGATTCAGGAGAGGCGCGGCAGAAGCTCGATGCCCTTGTCGGGGCGACAGGAGGTGCCTGA
- the cooS gene encoding anaerobic carbon-monoxide dehydrogenase catalytic subunit encodes MTTTGLFPLLEMGGWRRQTRPPPEGTQLDEKRISYHPSVRTVYKKLHDMGLSNVWDRYEAQGIGGDPDSRCRFCMGGVRCDFCSNGPCRADASADKRGVCGISADGMAMRMMLLRNVMGASTYHYHCEQTVRTLRETALGRTPFRVKDPEKLKAFAARLGLDTAVPTDRLALALCTFVQDDFHRRSDEPSRIVELLAPADRVRVWKDIGIFPGGVYGEMMVATSSSLTNVDGDYVSLAKKAMRLSVAMAYQSQLVLESLQDALFGTPAPHWMRVDLGVLDPDYVNILPNGHEPFLGFALVDLAREPAWQERAHEAGAKGIRVIANIETGQEMVQRLEMDDVFWGYTGNWIMQEAVLATGAVDVFVADMNCSLPLDPVYAERFGFRIVPVSELVAFEGVTDRVNYDPAQARAQAASLLQMGIENFRQRHRKVEPVRGLPVGQAVVGFSPESIVAALGGSLVPLLDAIKDGSIRGVAGLVSCTTLRDSGQDVHSVAVAEELIRRDILVLSMGCGNAAMQVAGLCTPDAAAKAGPGLKKVCKALGVPPVLSFGTCTDTGRLADLVAAVGAALGGVPVADLPVAAVAPEYMEQKATIDAIFALAFGLYTYVNPVPTVTGAPRLVHLLTADLQGITGGVLRLEPDAAAAADGILGHIEEKRKGLGL; translated from the coding sequence ATGACGACGACAGGTTTATTCCCTCTCCTTGAGATGGGGGGGTGGCGGCGGCAGACGCGGCCGCCTCCGGAGGGGACGCAATTGGATGAAAAGAGGATCTCGTACCACCCGTCGGTGAGGACGGTCTATAAAAAACTCCATGATATGGGGCTCTCCAATGTCTGGGACCGCTACGAGGCCCAGGGTATCGGGGGCGACCCCGACAGCAGGTGCCGCTTCTGCATGGGGGGTGTCCGCTGTGATTTCTGCTCGAACGGGCCGTGCAGGGCCGATGCGTCTGCGGACAAACGCGGTGTCTGCGGGATCTCCGCGGACGGCATGGCGATGCGGATGATGCTCCTGCGGAATGTGATGGGGGCCTCCACCTACCACTACCACTGCGAGCAGACGGTGAGGACCCTGCGGGAGACTGCCCTTGGCAGGACACCGTTCAGGGTGAAAGACCCGGAAAAACTGAAGGCGTTTGCGGCGAGACTCGGCCTTGACACCGCGGTGCCGACCGACAGACTGGCCCTCGCCCTCTGTACTTTTGTTCAGGACGACTTCCACCGCAGGTCTGACGAACCAAGCCGGATCGTTGAACTCCTTGCGCCGGCCGACCGGGTCAGGGTCTGGAAGGATATCGGCATCTTTCCTGGCGGGGTCTATGGCGAGATGATGGTCGCGACGAGTTCCTCCCTCACGAACGTGGACGGCGACTATGTGAGCCTCGCGAAGAAGGCGATGCGCCTCTCTGTGGCGATGGCCTACCAGAGCCAGCTCGTCCTTGAGTCTCTGCAGGACGCCCTCTTCGGGACGCCGGCGCCCCACTGGATGCGGGTGGACCTCGGCGTTCTGGATCCCGACTATGTGAACATCCTGCCGAACGGCCACGAACCCTTCCTGGGCTTCGCCCTCGTGGACCTCGCCCGCGAACCGGCATGGCAGGAACGAGCGCACGAGGCCGGGGCAAAGGGTATCAGGGTGATCGCGAATATCGAAACCGGGCAGGAGATGGTCCAGCGCCTGGAGATGGACGACGTCTTCTGGGGCTATACGGGGAACTGGATCATGCAGGAGGCGGTGCTGGCCACAGGGGCGGTGGACGTCTTTGTGGCTGACATGAACTGTTCCCTGCCCCTCGATCCCGTCTATGCGGAGAGGTTCGGTTTCAGGATCGTTCCGGTTTCCGAACTCGTCGCCTTCGAGGGTGTCACCGATCGTGTGAACTATGACCCGGCACAGGCGCGGGCACAGGCGGCGTCCCTCCTCCAGATGGGGATCGAGAATTTCCGGCAGAGGCACAGGAAGGTCGAACCTGTCCGCGGCCTCCCTGTCGGCCAGGCGGTCGTCGGTTTCTCGCCAGAGAGCATCGTCGCGGCTCTTGGCGGGAGCCTCGTGCCCCTCCTGGACGCGATCAAGGACGGCTCGATCCGGGGCGTGGCGGGCCTCGTCTCCTGCACGACCCTCAGGGACTCGGGGCAGGACGTCCACTCGGTCGCGGTGGCCGAGGAGTTGATCAGGCGGGATATTCTGGTGCTCTCGATGGGCTGCGGGAACGCGGCGATGCAGGTCGCCGGCCTCTGCACCCCCGACGCTGCTGCAAAGGCCGGCCCGGGCCTCAAGAAGGTCTGCAAAGCCCTCGGCGTGCCGCCCGTCCTCTCCTTCGGGACCTGTACGGACACCGGACGGCTCGCGGACCTCGTCGCCGCCGTCGGGGCGGCACTCGGCGGCGTCCCGGTCGCCGACCTGCCGGTCGCGGCGGTCGCACCCGAGTACATGGAGCAGAAGGCGACGATCGACGCGATATTCGCGCTGGCCTTCGGCCTGTACACCTATGTGAACCCGGTGCCGACGGTGACCGGCGCCCCGCGCCTGGTGCACCTCCTCACCGCGGACCTGCAGGGGATCACCGGCGGCGTCCTCAGGCTCGAACCTGACGCTGCGGCGGCTGCGGATGGTATCCTCGGCCATATCGAGGAGAAGAGGAAGGGGCTCGGGCTGTGA
- a CDS encoding TrpB-like pyridoxal phosphate-dependent enzyme: MQTKILLDEDAIPKAWYNIQADLPTPLAPPLHPGTGKPVVPDDLAAIFPRELIRQEMATERSVPIPDEVRDILRLWRPSPLYRARRLEKYLKTPARIYYKWEGVSPPGSHKPNTAVPQAYYNMKEGVERIATETGAGQWGSSLAFATALFGMACTVYMVRSSYAQKPYRKSMMQVYGAECIPSPSERTDAGRKVLADHPDTPGSLGIAISEAVEDAVHHKNTNYALGSVLNHVCLHQTVIGLEAREQLAMEDAYPDMVIGSVGGGSNFAGLAFPFVGDKLRGKHPETDVVGVEPAACPTLTKGLFAYDYGDIAGLTPLLKMFTLGHDFVPPAIHAGGLRYHGVSPLVAHLADAGAVRAVSCHQNEVFDAALTFARTEGIIVAPEAAHAVKAAIDAALACRKTGEEKVILFNNSGHGNFDFASYDAYLAGGLPDYEYPAELIRESLAHLPKVG; this comes from the coding sequence ATGCAGACGAAGATCCTCCTGGACGAGGACGCCATCCCGAAGGCCTGGTACAACATTCAGGCCGACCTGCCGACGCCTCTCGCCCCGCCTCTTCACCCGGGCACGGGAAAACCGGTGGTGCCTGATGACCTGGCGGCCATCTTTCCCCGCGAACTGATCAGGCAGGAGATGGCGACCGAGCGCTCCGTCCCCATCCCCGACGAGGTGCGGGACATCCTCAGGCTCTGGAGGCCGAGCCCCCTGTACAGGGCGCGGCGCCTCGAAAAGTACCTGAAGACGCCGGCGAGGATCTATTACAAGTGGGAGGGTGTCAGCCCGCCGGGCAGCCACAAGCCGAACACGGCAGTGCCGCAGGCCTATTACAATATGAAGGAAGGTGTCGAGCGTATCGCCACAGAGACCGGCGCCGGGCAGTGGGGTTCCTCCCTCGCCTTTGCGACCGCCCTCTTCGGCATGGCCTGCACCGTGTACATGGTCAGGTCGTCCTACGCCCAGAAACCGTACAGGAAGAGCATGATGCAGGTCTACGGGGCCGAGTGCATCCCGTCGCCGAGCGAGAGGACGGACGCGGGCAGGAAGGTCCTTGCCGATCACCCGGACACGCCGGGGAGCCTGGGCATCGCGATCTCCGAGGCGGTGGAGGATGCGGTGCATCATAAAAATACAAACTACGCCCTCGGTTCGGTCCTGAACCATGTCTGTCTCCACCAGACAGTCATCGGCCTTGAGGCGCGGGAGCAGCTGGCGATGGAGGACGCCTATCCCGACATGGTCATCGGCTCCGTCGGCGGCGGTTCGAACTTCGCCGGCCTCGCCTTCCCCTTTGTCGGGGACAAACTCCGCGGGAAGCACCCGGAGACCGACGTCGTCGGCGTCGAACCCGCGGCATGCCCGACCCTCACGAAGGGGCTCTTCGCCTACGACTACGGCGACATCGCGGGCCTCACTCCCCTCCTGAAGATGTTCACCCTGGGCCACGACTTCGTGCCGCCGGCGATCCACGCGGGCGGGCTGCGGTACCACGGCGTCTCGCCCCTGGTCGCCCACCTCGCCGACGCCGGGGCGGTGCGGGCCGTCTCCTGTCACCAGAACGAGGTCTTCGATGCGGCCCTCACCTTCGCGAGGACAGAGGGGATCATCGTCGCCCCCGAGGCGGCCCATGCCGTGAAGGCGGCGATCGACGCCGCCCTCGCGTGCCGGAAGACCGGCGAAGAGAAGGTGATCCTCTTCAACAACTCGGGCCACGGCAACTTCGACTTCGCAAGCTATGATGCCTATCTTGCGGGCGGCCTCCCTGACTACGAATACCCGGCCGAGCTGATCCGCGAATCGCTCGCGCACCTGCCGAAGGTGGGGTGA
- a CDS encoding flavodoxin family protein: protein MKVIGIVGSPRKGGNTDILVKQALTGAHAAGAETAVIYLNDMVFQDCQGCGYCKGTNVCRLKDDMYPVYEDLISADGLVIGSPVYFGQMTGNTKSFIDRWYALVNPDFTSRLPPGKKVVLIFPQGDANPSMFEGMATHFEITMTFFGLEVTEIIIAPGLLAAGEAQESEELMRRAFGAGKNLAE from the coding sequence ATGAAAGTCATCGGTATTGTGGGAAGCCCCCGCAAAGGGGGCAACACCGACATCCTGGTCAAGCAGGCGCTCACCGGCGCTCATGCGGCCGGGGCGGAGACCGCCGTCATCTACCTGAACGACATGGTCTTCCAGGACTGCCAGGGCTGCGGCTACTGCAAGGGGACGAATGTCTGCCGGCTGAAGGACGATATGTATCCTGTCTACGAGGACCTGATCTCGGCCGACGGGCTTGTGATCGGGAGCCCGGTCTATTTCGGGCAGATGACAGGCAACACCAAGAGTTTCATCGACCGCTGGTATGCTCTCGTGAACCCGGACTTCACCTCGCGCCTTCCGCCGGGGAAGAAGGTCGTCCTCATCTTCCCGCAGGGCGACGCCAACCCGTCGATGTTCGAGGGGATGGCGACGCACTTCGAGATCACGATGACCTTCTTCGGCCTCGAGGTGACCGAGATCATCATCGCCCCTGGCCTTCTCGCGGCCGGCGAGGCGCAGGAGAGCGAAGAGTTGATGAGACGGGCGTTTGGGGCAGGAAAGAATCTTGCGGAGTGA